The following coding sequences lie in one Oryza brachyantha chromosome 10, ObraRS2, whole genome shotgun sequence genomic window:
- the LOC102713708 gene encoding acyl transferase 1-like — protein MVTFTARRSEPALLLPARPTPRETKALSDLDDQRTLRYYETVVGFFRRRGGDVRAPADPAKAIRAVLAEALVYYYPVAGRLREERDEAAAGGGTGRLVVDCTAEGVVFVEADADVRLEEFGQPLLPPYPCVGELLCDAGDTRAVVGKPLLLMQVTRLKCGGFVLGFHICHNIADGFGMAQLIMAIADLARGAPAPTILPVWRRDLLTARCLDVPVTRTPSSSSSVVTSPAHEPALHGGGAAARPRPAADAMRSTPPDRMVVEYFLFGPREVSTLRGQLPAHLAESTTAFELLTAVMWQCRTAALGYGPDQLVRLMITMNARGRWNAHTPLPLGYYGNAHVSPVAEAAAGDLLARPLADTVELVRRTKRGMTREGMSAMVETVARLREWPPSTMDRVYEVSDIKWTAVNVLRFGWAELAGGGIPLAGDLTSKLGSDHMRCKNAAGEVSTVVSMLLPRVAMARFKKEMAVWLNKDDDKSLTIMSSL, from the exons ATGGTGACCTTCACTGCGCGCCGGAGCGAGCCCGCGCTGCTCCTGCCGGCGCGGCCGACGCCGCGCGAGACGAAGGCGCTCTCTGACCTCGACGACCAGCGCACGCTGCGGTACTACGAGACGGTGGTCGGCttcttccgccgccgcggcggcgacgtcagGGCGCCGGCCGACCCGGCCAAGGCCATCCGAGCGGTGCTCGCGGAGGCGCTGGTGTACTACTACCCTGTCGCCGGCCGGCTGAGGGAAGAGCGcgacgaggcggccgccgGTGGCGGCACGGGGAGGCTGGTGGTGGACTGCACCGCAGAAGGGGTGGTGTTCGTcgaggccgacgccgacgtgcggctggaggagttcggccagccgctgctgccgccgtaCCCGTGCGTCGGGGAGCTCCTCTgcgacgccggcgacaccAGAGCTGTTGTTGGCAAGCCATTGCTCCTCATGCAG GTGACGCGACTTAAATGCGGAGGATTCGTGCTGGGCTTCCACATCTGTCACAACATCGCTGACGGCTTCGGCATGGCGCAGCTGATCATGGCCATCGCCGACCTCGCACGTGGAGCGCCTGCCCCAACCATTCTGCCCGTATGGAGGCGGGACCTACTCACGGCGCGCTGCCTAGATGTCCCGGTGACGCgcacgccgtcgtcctcgtcgtcggtggTGACGAGCCCGGCGCACGAGCCGGCGCtgcacggtggcggcgccgctgcccgtcctcggccggcggcggacgcgatgCGGTCTACCCCGCCGGACCGAATGGTGGTCGAGTACTTTCTGTTCGGCCCACGGGAGGTGTCCACCCTGCGTGGCCAGCTCCCGGCGCACCTGGccgagtcgacgacggcgtTCGAGCTGCTCACCGCCGTCATGTGGCAGTGCCGCACGGCGGCGCTCGGGTACGGCCCCGACCAGCTGGTCCGGCTCATGATCACCATGAACGCGCGCGGGAGGTGGAACGCCCACACGCCGCTCCCGCTCGGCTACTACGGCAACGCGCACGTCTCCCCcgtcgccgaggccgccgccggcgacctcctCGCGCGGCCGCTCGCCGACACGGTGGAGCTCGTGCGGAGGACCAAGCGAGGGATGACGAGGGAGGGGATGAGCGCCATGGTGGAGACGGTGGCGCGGCTGCGGGAGTGGCCGCCGTCGACCATGGACAGGGTGTACGAGGTCTCCGACATCAAGTGGACCGCGGTGAACGTGCTCAGGTTCGGGTGGGCTGagctggccggcggcggcataCCTCTCGCCGGTGATCTCACGTCGAAGCTTGGTAGCGACCACATGAGGTGCAAGAACGCGGCCGGCGAGGTGTCCACCGTGGTGTCGATGCTGCTGCCGAGGGTGGCCATGGCGAGGTTCAAGAAAGAGATGGCCGTTTGGTTGAACAAAGACGATGACAAAAGCTTAACTATTATGAGTTCACTGTAG